A genome region from Vibrio tapetis subsp. tapetis includes the following:
- the orn gene encoding oligoribonuclease gives MSFSDQNLIWIDLEMTGLNPETHKIIEIATIVTDSELNILAEGPVLAVHQPEQELDKMDEWCTTTHTGSGLVERVRESQITEQQAIAETIAFLEKWVPKEKSPICGNSVGQDRRFLVKHMPELDQYFHYRCIDVSTIKELVRRWKPEELTKFSKAGTHLALDDIRESIAELQFYRKSVFSI, from the coding sequence ATGTCATTCAGCGATCAAAACTTAATTTGGATCGATTTGGAGATGACAGGGCTTAACCCTGAAACCCACAAGATCATTGAAATCGCTACGATTGTTACTGATAGCGAATTAAACATTCTCGCTGAAGGCCCAGTACTCGCAGTTCATCAACCTGAACAAGAATTGGATAAAATGGATGAGTGGTGCACCACTACCCATACAGGAAGTGGTTTGGTTGAACGTGTTCGAGAAAGTCAAATTACAGAGCAGCAAGCCATTGCGGAAACTATTGCGTTCCTTGAAAAATGGGTTCCGAAAGAAAAGTCGCCTATCTGTGGTAATAGTGTAGGGCAAGATCGCCGTTTTCTTGTAAAGCACATGCCTGAGCTTGATCAGTATTTCCATTACCGCTGTATTGATGTCAGTACTATTAAGGAATTGGTGCGTCGCTGGAAGCCAGAGGAGCTGACCAAATTCTCTAAAGCAGGAACTCATCTTGCTCTTGATGATATACGAGAGTCGATCGCCGAGCTTCAATTTTACCGAAAAAGTGTTTTTAGTATTTAG